One window of Colias croceus chromosome 6, ilColCroc2.1 genomic DNA carries:
- the LOC123692321 gene encoding elongation of very long chain fatty acids protein 7-like produces MATSNSTFAKTYQRLFVDLADPRTNDWFLIKSPVPGLTILGLYLYFTLKWGPRYMADKKPLQLQKTLVVYNFIQVLVSIWLFYEGLDAGWLRTYSWKCQPVDFSTTPEAMRVARGVYIYFLAKMTELLDTIFFVIRKKDRQITFLHLYHHTVMPMISWGATKYYPGGHGTLIGVINSFVHIIMYTYYMLAAMGPQYQRFLFWKRHITTLQMLQFCIAFLHSSQLLFYDCGYPRWSVVFTLPNSIFFYYLFYDFYYKAYGKPESKNKVANGNAVTDCKTNGVTSHKTNGVVANGTSNGTTYTKKDE; encoded by the exons ATGGCTACGTCAAACAGTACTTTTGCGAAGACCTACCAACGGCTATTCGTGGACTTAGctg atcCCAGAACGAACGATTGGTTCCTCATCAAAAGCCCAGTGCCAGGATTAACAATATTAGGACTATACCTGTATTTCACATTAAAATGGGGACCTCGGTATATGGCCGACAAGAAACCACTACAGTTACAGAAAACCTTAGTCGTGTACAACTTCATACAAGTCTTAGTTAGCATCTGGTTGTTTTACGAG GGCCTCGACGCAGGATGGTTGAGGACTTACAGTTGGAAATGTCAACCAGTTGACTTCTCTACGACACCagaagcaatgcgg GTAGCACGAGGTGTCTACATATACTTCCTCGCGAAAATGACTGAACTTCTCGACACGATATTCTTCGTGATACGGAAAAAGGATCGACAAATAACATTCCTCCACTTGTACCACCATACAGTGATGCCAATGATATCGTGGGGCGCCACTAAATACTACCCCGGAGGTCATGGAACTCTCATTGGTGTGATCAACTCCTTCGTACATATCATAATGTACACTTACTATATGTTGGCAGCCATGGGACCGCAGTACCAGAGGTTCTTGTTCTGGAAACGTCACATCACTACGCTTCAAATG ctGCAATTCTGCATCGCATTCCTACACTCATCCCAGCTATTGTTCTACGATTGCGGCTACCCAAGATGGTCTGTTGTCTTCACGCTTCCTAACTCGATCTTCTTCTACTACCTCTTCTACGATTTCTATTACAAAGCGTATGGCAAACCTGAGAGCAAAAATAAAGTAGCCAATGGCAACGCAGTAACGGATTGCAAGACCAACGGTGTTACCAGCCACAAAACAAATGGCGTCGTTGCGAACGGTACCTCAAATGGGACAACTTACACAAAGAAAGACGAATAA
- the LOC123692475 gene encoding LMBR1 domain-containing protein 2 homolog isoform X1, translating into MYYNLFIVEIISAFILAGTLLYRYGDCYRNHIIVTVSVMTAWYFSFLIMFILPLDISWTVYRQHQCLNASTPVITPTQVNVSSTPAPVNVCPISWPDNVFPSLWRVVYWTSQCLTWLIMPMMQSYSKAGDFTVKGKLKSALVDNAIYYGSYLFICGILLIYLAFTSGVQLDGPKIKAIASSASNTWGLFLLILLLGYALVEVPRNLWNNSKKNYTLSYCYFKIAKLSTDKCEAEETIDDILESLNTITAAVGPGHPLQRHVETIVQKLPVQLRDKLNSRAPPDRAPPPSLKSLINLHKKTIKALHVLQRTETQYGLMLEKIYHLEDVATNSRSPDHRFQHTFHMPRPRLQRLFYPPIVEWYWECFLKQYFLKTMAVITCILSVMVVWSELTFFNKSPVLSLFAIFVNAAGDNFNYVAIVTISTLIIGYIFYCAYSTVLKIRVLNLYYLAPHHQTNEYSLIFSGMMACRLTPAMCLNFLSLTHLDSHIITSRIMETYYTQIMGHMDVLRIIAEGFNIYFPMLVIFLCLATYFSLGSRLLSMCGFQQFVGDDELTTDLVDEGREIVKREKRRRQRVEESMSRRRDYSERFSQYRTARDNDGAHTGLLHDVDNDYYAPTDRQIHSYQQAEQPYNRPNLTLEDELDRRFGESTLPAVRTEFDRRDKLTMPPRGLFDDV; encoded by the exons ATGTACTATAACCTATTTATTGTAGAAATTATATCTGCATTCATATTAGCAGGAACATTATTGTACCGATATGGAGATTGCTATAGAAATCATATTATTGTGACAGTGTCTGTGATGACGGCGTGGTACTTTTCATTcctaattatgtttatattgcCATTGGATATCTCTTGG ACTGTATACCGCCAACACCAATGCCTAAACGCCTCTACACCAGTCATCACACCAACTCAGGTTAATGTATCAAGTACACCGGCACCTGTCAATGTATGCCCAATATCATGGCCCGATAATGTATTCCCCAGCCTGTGGAGAGTGGTGTATTGGACGTCACAATGTTTGACAtg gTTGATCATGCCAATGATGCAATCATACAGTAAAGCTGGTGACTTCACAGTGAAAGGGAAGTTAAAATCAGCGCTCGTCGACAATGCCATTTACTATGGATCCTACTTATTCATATGTGGCATACTTCTTATATACCTAGCCTTCACATCTGGAGTACAACTAGACGGACCTAAAATAAAGGCCATAGCATCTTCAGCAAGTAACACATGGGGTCTGTTTCTATTGATCTTGCTTCTTGGGTACGCTCTAGTGGAAGTTCCGAGGAATCTGTGGAATAACTCGAAGAAGAATTATACTCTGTCGTACTGTTACTTCAAGATCGCTAAATTGAGTACTGATAAATGTGAAGCGGAAGAGACAATTGATGACATATTGGAG AGTTTAAACACAATCACAGCAGCAGTAGGGCCTGGTCATCCGTTGCAGCGTCATGTGGAAACAATTGTTCAGAAGTTACCAGTTCAACTTCGCGACAAACTGAATTCTAGGGCTCCACCCGACAGGGCCCCGCCGCCATCTTTGAAGagcttaattaatttacacaaAAAG ACAATCAAAGCACTCCACGTGTTACAACGCACGGAGACCCAATACGGCCTGATGCTAGAAAAGATCTACCATTTAGAAGACGTCGCTACCAACAGCCGATCCCCCGACCATCGGTTCCAACACACGTTTCATATGCCAAGGCCACGGTTGCAGCGGTTATTCTATCCGCctatagtag AATGGTACTGGGAGTGTTTCCTCAAGCAATACTTCCTGAAGACAATGGCGGTGATCACTTGCATCCTATCGGTGATGGTTGTGTGGTCGGAGTTAACGTTCTTCAACAAGTCGCCCGTGCTGTCGCTGTTCGCCATCTTTGTTAACGCGGCGGGGGATAATTTCAATTACGTTGCTATTGTG ACGATATCAACCCTCATAATCGGGTACATATTCTACTGTGCGTACTCAACCGTACTGAAAATACGCGTACTCAACCTGTATTATTTGGCTCCACATCACCAAACGAATGAATATAGTCTGATCTTCTCCGGCATGATGGCGTGTAGACTCACACCCGCTATGTGCTTGAACTTTCTGAGTTTGACGCACCTAGATTCTCATATTATTACGTCACGGATCATGGAGACTTATTATACAcag ATAATGGGCCACATGGACGTACTGCGGATCATAGCGGAGGGCTTCAACATATACTTCCCGATGCTGGTGATATTCCTCTGCCTAGCCACATACTTCTCACTGGGCAGCAGATTGCTCTCCATGTGCGGCTTCCAGCAGTTCGTTGGTGACGATGAGCTCACTACGGATTTGGTGGATGAGGGACGGGAGATTGTTAAACGTG AGAAGCGTCGTCGTCAGCGCGTAGAAGAGTCGATGTCACGTCGTCGCGACTACAGCGAGCGGTTTTCGCAGTACCGCACCGCACGGGACAACGACGGAG CCCACACCGGGCTTCTGCACGACGTCGACAACGACTACTACGCGccaacagacagacagatacaCAGTTATCAGCAAGCAGAACAACCCTACAATAGACCCAACCTGACCCTTGAAGATGAACTAGACCGTAGGTTCGGGGAAAGTACCCTACCGGCGGTTAGAACGGAATTCGATAGGAGGGACAAACTGACCATGCCACCTAGGGGACTATTTGATGATGTTTAA
- the LOC123692475 gene encoding LMBR1 domain-containing protein 2 homolog isoform X2 gives MYYNLFIVEIISAFILAGTLLYRYGDCYRNHIIVTVSVMTAWYFSFLIMFILPLDISWTVYRQHQCLNASTPVITPTQVNVSSTPAPVNVCPISWPDNVFPSLWRVVYWTSQCLTWLIMPMMQSYSKAGDFTVKGKLKSALVDNAIYYGSYLFICGILLIYLAFTSGVQLDGPKIKAIASSASNTWGLFLLILLLGYALVEVPRNLWNNSKKNYTLSYCYFKIAKLSTDKCEAEETIDDILESLNTITAAVGPGHPLQRHVETIVQKLPVQLRDKLNSRAPPDRAPPPSLKSLINLHKKTIKALHVLQRTETQYGLMLEKIYHLEDVATNSRSPDHRFQHTFHMPRPRLQRLFYPPIVEWYWECFLKQYFLKTMAVITCILSVMVVWSELTFFNKSPVLSLFAIFVNAAGDNFNYVAIVTISTLIIGYIFYCAYSTVLKIRVLNLYYLAPHHQTNEYSLIFSGMMACRLTPAMCLNFLSLTHLDSHIITSRIMETYYTQIMGHMDVLRIIAEGFNIYFPMLVIFLCLATYFSLGSRLLSMCGFQQFVGDDELTTDLVDEGREIVKREKRRRQRVEESMSRRRDYSERFSQYRTARDNDGDRQIHSYQQAEQPYNRPNLTLEDELDRRFGESTLPAVRTEFDRRDKLTMPPRGLFDDV, from the exons ATGTACTATAACCTATTTATTGTAGAAATTATATCTGCATTCATATTAGCAGGAACATTATTGTACCGATATGGAGATTGCTATAGAAATCATATTATTGTGACAGTGTCTGTGATGACGGCGTGGTACTTTTCATTcctaattatgtttatattgcCATTGGATATCTCTTGG ACTGTATACCGCCAACACCAATGCCTAAACGCCTCTACACCAGTCATCACACCAACTCAGGTTAATGTATCAAGTACACCGGCACCTGTCAATGTATGCCCAATATCATGGCCCGATAATGTATTCCCCAGCCTGTGGAGAGTGGTGTATTGGACGTCACAATGTTTGACAtg gTTGATCATGCCAATGATGCAATCATACAGTAAAGCTGGTGACTTCACAGTGAAAGGGAAGTTAAAATCAGCGCTCGTCGACAATGCCATTTACTATGGATCCTACTTATTCATATGTGGCATACTTCTTATATACCTAGCCTTCACATCTGGAGTACAACTAGACGGACCTAAAATAAAGGCCATAGCATCTTCAGCAAGTAACACATGGGGTCTGTTTCTATTGATCTTGCTTCTTGGGTACGCTCTAGTGGAAGTTCCGAGGAATCTGTGGAATAACTCGAAGAAGAATTATACTCTGTCGTACTGTTACTTCAAGATCGCTAAATTGAGTACTGATAAATGTGAAGCGGAAGAGACAATTGATGACATATTGGAG AGTTTAAACACAATCACAGCAGCAGTAGGGCCTGGTCATCCGTTGCAGCGTCATGTGGAAACAATTGTTCAGAAGTTACCAGTTCAACTTCGCGACAAACTGAATTCTAGGGCTCCACCCGACAGGGCCCCGCCGCCATCTTTGAAGagcttaattaatttacacaaAAAG ACAATCAAAGCACTCCACGTGTTACAACGCACGGAGACCCAATACGGCCTGATGCTAGAAAAGATCTACCATTTAGAAGACGTCGCTACCAACAGCCGATCCCCCGACCATCGGTTCCAACACACGTTTCATATGCCAAGGCCACGGTTGCAGCGGTTATTCTATCCGCctatagtag AATGGTACTGGGAGTGTTTCCTCAAGCAATACTTCCTGAAGACAATGGCGGTGATCACTTGCATCCTATCGGTGATGGTTGTGTGGTCGGAGTTAACGTTCTTCAACAAGTCGCCCGTGCTGTCGCTGTTCGCCATCTTTGTTAACGCGGCGGGGGATAATTTCAATTACGTTGCTATTGTG ACGATATCAACCCTCATAATCGGGTACATATTCTACTGTGCGTACTCAACCGTACTGAAAATACGCGTACTCAACCTGTATTATTTGGCTCCACATCACCAAACGAATGAATATAGTCTGATCTTCTCCGGCATGATGGCGTGTAGACTCACACCCGCTATGTGCTTGAACTTTCTGAGTTTGACGCACCTAGATTCTCATATTATTACGTCACGGATCATGGAGACTTATTATACAcag ATAATGGGCCACATGGACGTACTGCGGATCATAGCGGAGGGCTTCAACATATACTTCCCGATGCTGGTGATATTCCTCTGCCTAGCCACATACTTCTCACTGGGCAGCAGATTGCTCTCCATGTGCGGCTTCCAGCAGTTCGTTGGTGACGATGAGCTCACTACGGATTTGGTGGATGAGGGACGGGAGATTGTTAAACGTG AGAAGCGTCGTCGTCAGCGCGTAGAAGAGTCGATGTCACGTCGTCGCGACTACAGCGAGCGGTTTTCGCAGTACCGCACCGCACGGGACAACGACGGAG acagacagatacaCAGTTATCAGCAAGCAGAACAACCCTACAATAGACCCAACCTGACCCTTGAAGATGAACTAGACCGTAGGTTCGGGGAAAGTACCCTACCGGCGGTTAGAACGGAATTCGATAGGAGGGACAAACTGACCATGCCACCTAGGGGACTATTTGATGATGTTTAA